Genomic segment of Nothobranchius furzeri strain GRZ-AD chromosome 12, NfurGRZ-RIMD1, whole genome shotgun sequence:
cagaagttgctgaggtagtcaaacaactacacagcggcggagccccgggggtggatgagattcgtcctgggtatcgcaAGGCTAtgaatgttgtagggctgtcgtggttgacacgtctctgcaacattgcgtggtcatcgggggcagttcctgtggagtggcagaccggggtggtggtccccatctttaagaagggtgacctgagggtgtgttccaactatagggggatcacactcctcagtctccctggaaaggtctactccaaggtactggagagaagggtccgatcgatagctgaatctcagattgaggaggagcaatgtggttttcgtcctggccgtggaactgtggaccagctctatacccttgcaagggtgatgaagggggcatgggagtttgcccaaccaatccacatgtgtttactggatttggagaaggcttatgaccgtgtccccagggtcaccctgtgggggacgctccaggagtatggggtgggtagctttctgttaagggccattcagtccctttaccagagtagcgtgagtttggtccgcgtaGCCGGTagcaagtcggacctgttcccagtgaagtttggactccgccagggctgccctttgtcaccggttctgttcattacctttatggacagaatttctaggcgcagccatggtgtggagtgtgtcgagtttggtggcaggagaatctcgtctctgctttttgcggatgatgtggtcctcctagcttcatccagctctgaccttcagctcttgctgggtaggttcgcggccgagtgtgaagcggctgggatgaggatcagcacctccaaatctgagaccatggttctcaaccgggaaagggtggcttgccaactccaggtcgggggagaggtcctacctcaagtggaggagtttaagtatctcggggtcttgttcacgagtgagggtaggagggatcgggagatcgacaggcggattggttcggcgtctgcagtgatgcggacgctgagccaatctgtcgtggtgaagagggagctgagccagaaagccaggctctcgatttaccggtcgatctacgtcccaatcctcacctatggtcatgagctttgggtaatgaccgaacgaatgagatcgcggatacaagcggccgaaatgagtgtcctccgtagggtggccgggctcagccttagagatagggtgaggagctcggacattcgggagggactcggagtagaaccgctgctcctcctgatcgaaaggagtcagttgaggtggtttgggtatctggtcaggatgtctcctggatgcctccctgggcaggtttttcgggcatgtcctgccagcaggaggcccccgggtcgacccaggacacattggagaggttacatctccaatttggTTTGGgagcgccttggggtcctgccggaggagctggtggaggtggccggggtgaggacggtctggagctccctagttgggatgctgcccccacgacccggacccggataagcggaggaagacgacaatgtATGGTATGCATATAGAACATTTACAACAATAACTTTTTATTTCAGGCTAAATCCCTGTATGGCAACAAAAACATAGTAAACATGCCAGTAATGCAGGTTTTATTTCAGGTTGGTTAACAATTTAAAATCTGGAAAAACTTTAAATGATCGTTGTCTAGTTTGTGCTCGGGTGATGTGCTATTTTAATTTCGTAATTAACTCGTAATgatagctaatgctaatggtgagTATGTGCTAGGATCTACTTAACTAACATTTTATGccgttttaaatccaaatttctggtacatttgtttgattttattaAGGTATCAATGCTACGTTACAACACTGAGCTAACCGCTAAAAACATTAACAGTCTAAAAGCTATTTGCGGTGAGGACAcgtgaaaacagcatcaaactttCTACCTGCAATTTTTGCAGCTGCGTTTCTAAATAGCTGTTAATGTCATGTGCtggggtgagtgctcctctcatttttgttccatctttgagctgctgtgtttcaggagagggaggctccagctgcagctcattaacaatcagcgggtccagctataagaggaggaggagaacacatctcgaccatcaaatggtttttgttgctaatctgtagggaatatctacaagaaagctctacagaaagtagcaacgggtcctgagaaatgtcgctaggcactttttggaaaaaaagtcattgaggggggtcaaaaagttgtTAGAAACAGCGCTGagaaaagtcgctgagttggcaacactggtgctcgctgcagaaccacaaaggtgtagcagCACCagcgtcagccccgcccattccacctGAGTCAGTTCAGTTTCTTCCAGTTGACAGACTCAATCCATGTTTGGAAATGGCGAGAGTTACGgatggccactccgacacttctctggaacgctttgaactggcgttagagatgacgtgggcatagttttatactttggatgttttggtttacgatcaaatgaaaagttgacaggttttaccaaacaccatcaaaaccacgcctccgtcagatccggcagattctgattggatcagtgaaagtaatgtgtcatgtcttttaacgctacgtgagatcagtcttaGTGGAatatttaaagtcatagtacctttatattctataggattataataaagtaatcaatacattgatttcacagattggtcatatcttattattgactaacacttgataggattagctttattaaaatagagttctttgattaattaaaagaaaagagttcattcttcattcttctgttgagctgaaaataagcaggttagaagcaaatgcatgagaccttgagaccatatctcatgcagactagtcctgtgtcagaggagagggaaaaacagtcatttcattctgttacagcgCAATAGCATCCCCGAACCGAAGAGGGTGCTATAGCTGATATCACCCAAAATGCAAGACAGAGAATGGAGAGGACATTaatggaatacaggccaatattagaggatttacggtaataattAATTTGACGGTTTTATAATCAAATGAATAATTTGAttcaaaaaaagaaaataatttgtcACTGATCAGGTTTTAAAGGGTTAAAGGTCCATTCATGATGATGTAGATACTCAACCTTTCTCTTCACAATGATGTTAGCCACGGGCTAGGCTAGGGGGCTGGATGGGCTCCAATACTCCATATAGGACAGAAATATGATTTCAGCACACAGTAAAGCATCTATTAGGTGAAGGAGAGGATTTTATTCTTATATTGATCATTGAGAGGAGAGCAGGTAGCACAACAGCCAGCGGACAGATAGTCCAAGCTTATACATGATAATAGACGCTGGAATGTGTGATTAATGAGTATAAAAACCACTCAGGATGATTCAGTCAGTTCCTCcttaaacaaaacaacagaaacacaaacgTAGCAAAACGTGACGATTACTGGAATAAATGAGCAGTTTGGGGTTCTCTTTTTGTGGATTTAAAATCCACGGATCCCAGCTGGTCTGTAGGCCTGCTGTGTTGGGAGTCGTGCTCTGAAGTATCTCTGGTAGGCCTGCTGGTAGCCGTAGCGATAGGCGTAGAGGCGACAGGGAGAGTAGTCCTCGCAGGTCTCTGCACGGATCTCTGACTGAGGCTTTCTGCTCCTGCAGGACCAGAAAAAGCTGCTTTATTCTGATTTACTTGTTTATAAAATGATTAAAGCTTCACTAAATGTTCAGAGATCTTGACTTCATAACACCTAATGTGCCAGACCCAAGGGCTCTACCACTTTAACACAATTATGTTCCTCAAAAACCTGCTGGAATGAATAATTTTCTAGCCGTCCGTCCTCTATTAGAGGATCTAAGTACATAAGAAGTGCCATTTAATTATTGGTGCTCCAGGGGAATGCACTGTTGTTATTATTAGCATTAAGCTCTACACAGATCTCAATCAGTCAGTCAAGTTTACTTATATTGGGCTTTCCACACCTGCTAAGGTGATCCGAAGTGCTGAACACGATCATAAAACAATCAGAATACAACAAAAACAAAGGATGAAAGCAGTCCAGTCCAACGGGTGATCATGGGTTCATCTCAGACCAtaaatgtcttcagtttggtaaaaATCAAAGTTTAGGTGTCGCTGAGGTTTCTGAGCTTCTGAGTGTCTGACTGCAGGACATAATGTTCGTCTAAGGTCACATGACTCATGGATACACAGTCGTTCAGTTTCCTTCTAAAATCCTCCCAGAGGGCAGTGACTACACAGTTAAGCTCCACCAAGCTTTCTTTTCAAAACAGAAAGTAAACGGTCTTTTTACCGTGTTGTATTCCCTCCATAAACACTTTAGGACCCTAAAAATGTCCAAAAGCCATAATCAGAACCTCCTACACACACGGTTCAATAAGCTACCCCTAACCCTGTCCAAATTAGTGCGCCTGTTTGCTGCTCCTTCCCCCCTCTGCTCCACAAAAAGGTGAGAAATTCTAGTAATCTGATTGGTTGAGGCTGCATCAAGCCTAGGGTGGTTCTGGATCTCTCTTTTTAAgttcaattcaagtgtatttataaagcgccaaatcacgacaagagtcgtctcaaggaccttcacacagcaaacattccaattcaggccagttcatgaagccaatcagtaaaaagttccctctataaggaacccagcaggttgcatcgagtcactgactagtgtcagtgactttacagcaatcctcatactaagcaagcatttagcgacagtggagaggaaaactcccttttaacaggagaactccagaggatcctggctcagtataagcagccatccaccacgactccttAAAAGAAGTTAAAAGAAGGTTATCTTCATGATTCTGTCACAAAACACTTCCTAATAGGGTGGTtgttaccagaactgcggcttccttttcaattttcaagaaactcctgaagaccctgctcttcagagagcatcttctaaactagcaccccccctgcaccccccccctccccccaccatccactccttgttccctcctctccatgaccgatgtcaagttgttgttgttattgttgttagcctcaagggcaacatgccgattatcacttgtaagtcgctttggacaaacgtgtctgctaaatacataaacatgaacatataATTTTCTGTGCTTTGATAGACTTTTTGAAAACAAAATTGTAATGTAATTACATGAATTCGCGCGTGATGTAAGAATGATGTAAgaaggacatcctgtggtcagatgcgggtactgcagcccatgttTCTAAACAAAGAGTGACCACTCTTTTCCCGATGGAAGTTGCCAGctacggatcagcgccagaagattctagagactcatacacagtaagttgataagtacatAAATACTTTCCATTGTAATATCCAGTTGTTTGTAATTTAAAAAATAAGATtattttagagctgactatttgcttctaattcgccATTAGCATTGTAAGCTCAGCGTTAGCCTCTAGCATTTGTCACCATAtattagagtaaaaaaaaaaagctgaagaAGAAATGACTTCTGGGTCGCTTCCGTTACTGGCTCGGGTTCTTTTGGTGTCCAATTACACACAGGCATAAACaggactacgtccctctttggcctttttgaAAGGCAAAAAACTGTTGGTAaccctttacaataagggtcccttcattaacattacttagtgcattattaaccaTTAACAAACAAAGGGTCTCTTTACTAACGTTACTGTTATTGTTgagtattaagtgtccttaaagtCAGGACAAAGGGTCAGAGGGGGTGTCTGCTTAGAAAGGCATTTCTTAATTTAGTTAAGCAGTTGCTAATACTTgataaatagtttattaatgcttaataatgcactaagtaacagtaATAAAGGGACTCGTTTTGAAAAGTGTTTATCTGATCCaacgtaaccttccttccaacgtgattgagacaatagactgttttgtgattatttcactgtatcattcctacatattgcacctttaaatgtcACGTGAAGGATAAAGACATCCTGATGAGGTTCGCGTTCTTTACCTCATGAAGTAGTTGAAGCGGTTCCTGCCCAGTTGGTTGAATCTGTTGCTCGAGATGAACGAGTTGGCTTGATTTGGGCGCACAAACAGATCTGGAACTACAAAACGTTACTAAACAACAGTCACGTATGGGTCACGTTGAACATGCGGCAGATCAGGAGTgagggaaaaaaaacaaaagtggcatgttttatattttagtgAGAGGTAAAATTAGGATGAAATGTGTGACAATGTGTGGCAGgctttgttaaaattaatatgcATGCATGTTTTTCCAATTCTGAGATTTAAACGTTTGATTCACCTTCTCTGGACTCTGTGCTTTCATGAGAATCTACGGGGGAAAAACATGGAATCGGGTTAATCCTGAGCGATGCATTTCTAGAACATTGTTGTTGCTTGTTTGGATTTTTGATTGCTATGTGACAGCAAAATGAGGGCTTCATGGAGAATTTATACCATAGCAGACACAGAGGGAGAGGGTGGCGCAGAGCGCCACAAGCTGGAGGAGGCTCCTCATCTCGGGTCTTCCAACCTGCCTCTCTGCTGGCAAAGGAGAGAAAATGTTTGGTGATTTGGGTCAACGAGGAAGATAAACAGAGGAAGGGGAAATCGTGTTTTAAATGAAGAAATCCTCAAACAGAGATTGTATAGAAACAGAAAAGTTCTGAACTAAAGTTCAGACCGATCTGAAGTCTCCATTTAAATCTCAGTTAGTAATGAAGAGTTAAGCTGTGGTGGAGAGAATCAGTCCTGCTGCCAACTGAGTCCAAAATGATTTTACTGAACAGGCTGAGACCAGAACCTGCAGCTGCATGCTGTGGTTGAGTTGATGACACTGCAAAACAGACTAAAAGTTGATTTTTATTTCAGTTTAGCCATAATGTCAATTCAGTACTTTAACTACTGTCATTGCAGTGACATTAGACTTTATTTTAAAGGTTACTTGACGGAGACCGTATTTTATTGAACGTAAAAGCTATTATTTAAGTTAACATAATTAAATCATGGAATTAATTACCACGTGATTAAATAGCCTTCTTTCAGCATTAACTCCTTTTGTTGGGCTAACATGATTTCCATGGGTTTGAGCAACGTCAATTACTAATGTTAATCTAACTACTGTAAAATTAGTTAGATCAGCTTTATTAAATCAAGTTGGGTGCAAATGAGGAGATTTAGTAGGACCAAACTTATTGATTTAAGTAGGATCAAAACGTTTGTAATTAATGAAGTTGATCCTAACTAATTAACCAACATCCAACTGTAGCAAATAAGTTAACTCAACGATGGTGAATTACTTTGGCTCAACACAAGTACTTTAAGTTAGGATAACAGAAACGTGTGATGCTGAACTAAAGCAATTTAATCATGTGGCAATCCTTTCCATTATTTTTATAAGTTCATACAAAGAATTATTTAATTGAGTGGCACATCGGTGGACCATCACATCAATAAGTGATTCAGACTCAAACATCTCACACCTGGACTAGCAGGCCAAGGCCAGACTACACACAGATATTCAAACAGACCAGAGTCCTCCTCCGTCTTCTTCTTGTGGGATTCAGATGGAATTCCGCATCAGCACTCCTGCGTTTTCCCATCAATAGCAGCTttcattaaacacacacacacacacacacacacactcacagcagcAAACTCAGGCAAACTCACACACAAGCCCAGGACTCAGAGTTCAAAGAGGAACTTCCAGTAAATggtaaaaacgtgtgtgtgtgtgtgtgtgtgtgatgtttctATCTTTGATCCTGCAGACTTTAAAAAAGCCACAGACTCGATCCTCATCGTGTAAAGAGCAAAATAAACGCTGTCCTAATACTCTCTACTTGTTGCAACATTTTTAAATCAGAATATTTATTTGAAAAAATGCAATCTGAAATACTTTGTTGCTCTTTAAACAATATAATGCTAAATTTAAATGTGCAAAAATCGATCGAATAGACGATGTTTTGGTTTTGCAGGAACTTACCGTAAACGACCGGGATGAAGGAAAAGGTTTTGGAGTTACGTCTTTATCCTGATGAATATTCCCCAAATCTCCACAACGCATCTTATATACTCATCTCAACCCACCCCTTCATTTCCTACCTACCAACTCTTTTCCTCTCCCGCCCTTTTAGCACTCCTCCCCTCTTATGCTATCAGCCCTCTTTTCCATCATTTAACGGTGCTGAAGTATTAGCTCACTGTCTCTCTGACTCCCACGCCCTCGTTGAGCAGCAGAGCTGTGGCGGACGGAAAGGCCTGGAGAAAAACAAGCTGAGGATAAACACAGAGGGTGGGAGGTTCTGGCATGGGGTGGTCTAACCTGTTTTATGGCAGGTAGGTGACAGGATTCATCCGTTTTCCACCACGGCAGCAAGAAAAGAAACATCCACCGAGCGGACACTTCATAGGCTTGCTCGTACGTTCGTTTGTCTGAAAGCTATCGAGGTCTGAAACGATTCTAAGAGAACCTTGAATGAACACAAGAGAATCCACCTTCTCGTTGTCATTCTGCTGTAGATCCAGAGGCAGAGCTAGGATTTTTCTGACAATGGGGCCACCAAGGGGCAACAATATTTATAGGGGGGCCAAGTGTTAGTCCAACATCCTTACACACGATTTCACTCCGGAGATTTCTATATAGCTCATTAGCGCCACTAGTGTTTGGAGGTGGAATTGCATCCACCTACGATCTGGTCATCGTGCAAAAAACAGATGAATGAAAGGACAGGGGGCCAATCTGATTTCAGCATGGGCCAAATCCCTGTCTTCCCACCCCCCAGAACTGCCAATGTGTAGATATGCTGCTGTGTTCTGTTTTCAAACCCAGTTTTgaccaaacttcagctgtctcagACAGATGGACTCAAATCTGGCTCTTTGGTCTACAGAGGAGTCCAAAGTAGATTCAGTGACTGCAAGGAGCCCAAACCATCGTCTTCCCACCACCATCCTGACAGCCGGGATCAGCCGTTTGGGCTGAAATGCTGCTTGGTTTTCTCCAAACATGGTGATGTGCATTATGGGTAACAGGTCTTGATCTCCTTTGTTACACAAGACATGTGGTTCAATTATTGCTAATCTAACACGGGTTGCCATGTTCTTTTAAAAGAGAACAGTTTTCTCTCGGCGATCCTTCCAAACAAACCAAACGTGTTCATTCCGTTTCTGTCATGAACTTTTAACTTGATGACTGAGACCTGTACAACCTGAGATGGAGCTTTGGCTTTGTTTTACAGTTCCTCGGGTGTTGTGTGGTCTGACCTCAGGATGGATCTGGAACATCCAAATCCTGTGAAGCTTATCGTCTGTCTAAAGGACTTTTAGATGGACCTGAAAGTGTTTAGTTTGTTTTATGCAATCAAAGAACAACAAGGAGAACAGTTTGGACCTAAACCTCCTCCAACAGTCACTCAATCTCACTAAGAAAGACCACCAGTCTGAGTTTAGATGCCAATGTTCAGAGTTCAGACTGGAAAATGTAGACAAACGTTCAAATCAGATCACAGAGAGGCAGAGGGAATCAACTTGTAAAAGGACACTTACGGTATGTTCTTGGCTGTTGGTCTCTCAGGTGAGAAGGTTTTGGACCAGAGTAGCGGAACACTCTGGTGGCAGAACAGTGCTTTGGTCTTTAAGGGACACAGTTGCAACATGATGAAGTTATTAAATCATGGTTCCACACAGCCTTGGTTAGAAAgagaagatgaagaggaggctTTAATGCTGCTGATGCTGGACTAACTGAAAG
This window contains:
- the mgp gene encoding matrix Gla protein isoform X2, whose product is MRSLLQLVALCATLSLCVCYDSHESTESREDLFVRPNQANSFISSNRFNQLGRNRFNYFMRSRKPQSEIRAETCEDYSPCRLYAYRYGYQQAYQRYFRARLPTQQAYRPAGIRGF
- the mgp gene encoding matrix Gla protein isoform X1, with translation MRSLLQLVALCATLSLCVCYDSHESTESREVPDLFVRPNQANSFISSNRFNQLGRNRFNYFMRSRKPQSEIRAETCEDYSPCRLYAYRYGYQQAYQRYFRARLPTQQAYRPAGIRGF